From Streptomyces asiaticus, one genomic window encodes:
- a CDS encoding RecQ family ATP-dependent DNA helicase encodes MSDENLRLSADRVLARLVGDTTGSARLREDQWRAIEALVAERRRALVVQRTGWGKSAVYFVATALLRERGSGPTVIVSPLLALMRNQVEAAARAGIQARTINSANTEEWDTIQAEVAAGEVDVLLVSPERLNNPDFRDQVLPQLAAATGLLVVDEAHCISDWGHDFRPDYRRLRTMLADLPQGVPVLATTATANARVTADVAEQLGTGEGTGRALVLRGPLDRESLRLGVLPLPDAAHRLAWLADHLDELPGSGIIYTLTVAAAEEVTAFLRQRGHTVASYTGKTENADRQQAEEDLLANRVKALVATSALGMGFDKPDLGFVVHLGSPSSPIAYYQQVGRAGRGVEHAEVLLLPGREDEAIWRYFASLAFPPEEQVRRTLDVLASSDRPVSLPALEPQVELRRSRLEIMLKVLDVDGAVRRVRGGWTATGQPWAYDAERYAWVARQRETEQQAMRDYATTADCRMEFLRRQLDDEKAAPCGRCDNCAGARFTTEVSAASLDAARGELGRPGVEVEPRRMWPTGLPAVGVDLKGRIPAGEQAAPGRALGRLSDIGWGNRLRPLLAPQSPDAPVPDDVAGAVVTVLADWAKGPGGWASGAPDAPDRPVGVVTLASRTRPQLIQSLGERIATVGRLPLLGSVAYHGGEIDTRVPRTNSAQRLRALHGALTVPPPLAAALAEAGGPVLLVDDLADTGWTLAVASRLLRRAGAAGVFPLVLAVQG; translated from the coding sequence ATGAGCGACGAAAACCTGCGCCTCTCGGCCGACCGCGTCCTGGCCCGCCTCGTCGGGGACACCACCGGCTCCGCCCGGCTCCGGGAGGATCAATGGCGGGCGATCGAGGCGCTGGTCGCCGAGCGTCGCCGGGCGCTGGTCGTCCAGCGCACCGGCTGGGGCAAGTCGGCGGTGTATTTCGTCGCCACCGCGCTGCTGCGCGAGCGCGGCAGCGGTCCCACCGTGATCGTCTCCCCGCTCCTCGCGCTGATGCGCAACCAGGTCGAGGCCGCCGCGCGCGCCGGTATCCAGGCCCGCACGATCAATTCCGCGAACACCGAGGAGTGGGACACCATCCAGGCGGAGGTGGCCGCGGGTGAGGTGGATGTGCTGCTGGTGAGCCCGGAGCGGCTCAACAACCCCGACTTCCGCGACCAGGTGCTGCCCCAGCTCGCCGCCGCCACCGGCCTGCTGGTCGTCGACGAGGCACACTGCATCTCCGACTGGGGCCATGACTTCCGGCCCGACTACCGCAGGCTGCGCACCATGCTCGCCGATCTTCCCCAGGGCGTGCCCGTGCTCGCCACCACCGCGACCGCGAACGCGCGGGTCACCGCCGATGTGGCCGAGCAGCTGGGCACGGGCGAAGGAACCGGGCGGGCGCTGGTGCTGCGCGGCCCGCTGGACCGGGAGAGCCTGCGGCTGGGCGTGCTGCCGCTGCCGGACGCCGCGCATCGGCTCGCCTGGCTCGCCGACCACCTCGATGAGCTGCCGGGCTCCGGGATCATCTACACCCTCACCGTGGCCGCTGCCGAGGAGGTGACCGCGTTCCTGCGGCAGCGCGGTCACACCGTCGCCTCCTACACCGGCAAGACGGAGAACGCGGATCGCCAGCAGGCCGAGGAGGACCTGCTGGCCAACCGGGTCAAGGCGCTGGTCGCCACCTCAGCGCTGGGCATGGGCTTCGACAAGCCGGACCTCGGCTTCGTGGTCCATCTCGGTTCGCCGTCCTCCCCCATCGCCTACTACCAGCAGGTCGGGCGCGCCGGGCGCGGTGTGGAGCACGCCGAGGTGCTGCTCCTGCCCGGCCGCGAGGACGAGGCGATCTGGCGGTATTTCGCCTCGCTCGCCTTCCCGCCCGAGGAGCAGGTGCGCCGCACGCTCGACGTGCTCGCGTCGTCGGACCGGCCGGTGTCGCTGCCCGCGCTCGAGCCCCAGGTCGAGCTGCGGCGGTCGCGTCTGGAGATCATGCTCAAGGTGCTCGACGTGGACGGCGCGGTGCGGCGGGTGCGCGGCGGCTGGACCGCCACCGGGCAGCCCTGGGCGTATGACGCGGAGCGGTATGCGTGGGTGGCACGCCAGCGGGAGACCGAGCAGCAGGCCATGCGGGACTACGCCACGACGGCCGACTGCCGGATGGAGTTCCTGCGGCGACAGCTGGACGACGAGAAGGCGGCGCCCTGTGGCCGCTGTGACAACTGCGCGGGGGCGCGGTTCACCACCGAGGTGTCCGCCGCCTCGCTGGACGCGGCGCGCGGTGAGCTGGGGCGGCCCGGTGTCGAGGTGGAGCCGCGCCGTATGTGGCCGACCGGGCTGCCCGCGGTGGGCGTCGATCTCAAGGGCCGCATTCCGGCGGGTGAGCAGGCCGCTCCGGGCCGGGCCCTGGGCCGTCTGTCCGACATCGGCTGGGGAAACCGGCTGCGGCCGCTGCTGGCCCCGCAGAGCCCGGACGCCCCGGTGCCCGACGATGTGGCCGGTGCGGTGGTGACGGTGCTCGCCGACTGGGCCAAGGGCCCCGGCGGCTGGGCCTCGGGCGCGCCGGACGCCCCGGACCGCCCGGTGGGCGTGGTCACCCTCGCCTCCCGCACCCGCCCGCAGTTGATCCAGTCACTCGGCGAACGGATCGCCACGGTCGGCCGGTTGCCCCTGCTCGGGAGCGTCGCGTACCACGGCGGCGAGATCGACACCCGGGTGCCGCGCACCAACAGCGCCCAGCGGCTGCGGGCGCTGCACGGCGCGCTGACCGTGCCGCCCCCGCTGGCGGCGGCCCTCGCCGAGGCGGGTGGACCGGTGCTGCTGGTGGACGATCTGGCGGACACCGGCTGGACTCTGGCCGTCGCCTCCCGGCTGCTCCGCCGGGCCGGGGCGGCCGGGGTGTTTCCGCTGGTCCTGGCCGTGCAGGGGTAG
- the abc-f gene encoding ribosomal protection-like ABC-F family protein: MPTQISLRGVTLSRGDRLLLDDVSFAVRPGERIGVVGENGAGKSTLLRLLTGRESPDDGAVVTVAEGGVGHLGQTPELPPDRTVRDAVDTALAEVRAMERGLRELEADLADGTPDVLAAYGDLLTAFEARGGYEADARVEKALHGLGLGGIGYERRLGSLSGGEQARLGLACLIAAAPEVMLLDEPTNHLDGAALGWLEEALRAHRGTVVAVSHDRVFLERVATAIVEVDADRRTLVRYGGGYGGFVAEQTATRRRWEQAYEEWCAETAALAEAATTVARRVAPGRGMKDGNKLAYDRDRGRVQSSVSSRVRNARERLRRLQEDPVPRPPEPLRFSALPAAGSADGLLVDLHDVRVGERLAVDRLTVAAGERLLVHGANGAGKSTLLRVMAGVEKPEAGRVARRGRIGYLAQEIPVARPRERLLSAFGRGLPGTPEEQTDLLLSYGLFRPDALHVPVGSLSAGQRRRLALARLLARPADLLLLDEPTNHLALGLVEELEEALAQWTGALVVVSHDRLLRSRFTGRRREIRGGRPMAEEGGEAPATASI; the protein is encoded by the coding sequence TTGCCCACTCAGATCTCGCTGCGAGGCGTCACGCTGTCCCGGGGTGACCGGCTGCTGCTCGACGACGTGTCCTTCGCGGTGCGGCCCGGGGAGCGGATCGGCGTCGTGGGGGAGAACGGGGCCGGTAAGTCCACCTTGCTGCGGCTGCTGACCGGGCGCGAGTCGCCGGACGACGGCGCCGTGGTGACAGTGGCCGAAGGCGGCGTCGGCCACCTCGGCCAGACGCCCGAGCTGCCGCCGGATCGCACGGTGCGTGACGCGGTGGACACCGCCCTCGCCGAGGTGCGCGCCATGGAGCGCGGGCTGCGCGAGTTGGAGGCGGATCTCGCCGACGGTACCCCCGATGTGCTCGCCGCTTATGGCGATCTGCTCACCGCGTTCGAGGCCCGCGGTGGCTATGAGGCGGATGCCCGGGTGGAGAAGGCCCTGCACGGCCTGGGGCTCGGCGGCATCGGGTACGAGCGGCGGCTCGGCAGTCTGTCGGGCGGTGAGCAGGCCCGGCTCGGGCTCGCCTGCCTGATCGCGGCCGCCCCCGAGGTGATGCTGCTGGACGAGCCGACGAACCACCTCGACGGCGCGGCGCTCGGCTGGCTGGAGGAGGCGCTCCGGGCGCATCGGGGCACCGTCGTCGCCGTCTCCCACGACCGGGTCTTCCTGGAGCGGGTGGCGACCGCGATCGTCGAGGTGGACGCCGACCGGCGCACCCTGGTCCGGTACGGCGGGGGGTACGGCGGATTCGTCGCCGAGCAGACCGCCACGCGCCGCCGCTGGGAGCAGGCGTACGAGGAGTGGTGCGCGGAGACGGCCGCGCTCGCCGAGGCCGCCACCACCGTCGCCCGGCGGGTGGCCCCGGGGCGCGGCATGAAGGACGGCAACAAGCTGGCCTACGACCGGGACCGGGGACGTGTGCAGTCCTCGGTCTCCAGCAGGGTGCGGAACGCACGCGAGAGGCTGCGCAGACTCCAGGAGGACCCGGTGCCGCGCCCGCCGGAGCCGCTGCGGTTCTCGGCACTCCCCGCCGCGGGCTCGGCGGACGGTCTGCTCGTCGACCTTCACGATGTCCGCGTGGGGGAGCGGCTGGCGGTCGACCGGCTCACGGTGGCGGCCGGAGAGAGACTGCTCGTCCACGGTGCCAACGGCGCGGGCAAATCCACGTTGCTGCGGGTCATGGCCGGGGTGGAGAAACCGGAGGCGGGCCGGGTGGCCCGCCGGGGCAGGATCGGCTATCTCGCCCAGGAGATACCCGTTGCCCGGCCCCGGGAGCGGCTGCTGTCGGCCTTCGGCCGTGGGCTGCCGGGGACACCGGAGGAGCAGACCGACCTGCTGCTGTCGTACGGGCTGTTCCGCCCGGATGCCCTCCACGTCCCGGTGGGGTCGCTCTCCGCGGGCCAGCGCCGCCGGCTGGCGCTCGCCAGGTTGCTGGCCCGCCCCGCCGATCTGCTGCTGCTCGACGAGCCGACCAACCATCTCGCCCTCGGCCTGGTGGAGGAGCTGGAGGAGGCGCTGGCCCAGTGGACCGGGGCGCTGGTGGTGGTCTCGCACGACCGGCTGTTGCGCAGCCGCTTCACTGGGCGCCGCCGCGAGATACGAGGAGGTCGGCCCATGGCCGAGGAGGGCGGCGAGGCGCCGGCCACGGCCTCGATCTAG
- a CDS encoding ribonuclease HII, with translation MAYEPPTHSVERSLRATTGAKIVVGIDEVGRGAWAGPVTVCAAVTGLRRPPTGLTDSKLLSPKKRTALALELDSWVTAHALGHSSPEEIDDLGMTAALRLAATRALDALPVRPDAVILDGKYDYLGGPWTVRTVIKGDQSCVSVAAASVIAKVRRDAMMAELGAEHTDFCFGDNAGYPSPTHRAALRELGPTPHHRLSWAYMDGLPRWRHLKRFRSTSEPVGLEDEGQLGFDF, from the coding sequence ATGGCCTATGAACCGCCCACCCACAGTGTCGAGCGCTCGCTCCGAGCCACGACGGGAGCCAAGATCGTCGTCGGTATCGACGAAGTCGGGCGCGGGGCATGGGCCGGTCCGGTGACGGTCTGCGCGGCGGTCACCGGTCTGCGCCGTCCGCCGACCGGGCTCACCGACTCCAAGCTGCTGAGTCCCAAGAAGCGCACGGCCCTGGCCCTGGAGTTGGACTCGTGGGTCACCGCGCACGCCCTGGGTCACTCCTCTCCCGAGGAGATCGACGACCTGGGGATGACGGCCGCCCTCCGGCTCGCCGCCACGCGTGCGCTGGACGCGCTGCCGGTCCGGCCGGACGCGGTCATCCTGGACGGGAAGTACGACTACCTCGGCGGTCCCTGGACGGTTCGTACGGTCATCAAGGGCGATCAGTCCTGTGTGTCCGTCGCCGCCGCCTCGGTGATCGCCAAGGTCCGCCGGGATGCGATGATGGCCGAACTGGGAGCCGAGCACACGGACTTCTGCTTCGGGGACAACGCCGGATATCCGTCCCCCACGCACCGCGCCGCCCTGCGGGAACTGGGGCCCACGCCCCACCACCGGCTGTCCTGGGCCTATATGGACGGGCTGCCCCGCTGGCGGCACCTGAAGCGGTTCCGCAGCACATCCGAACCGGTCGGGCTGGAGGACGAAGGCCAACTCGGCTTCGACTTCTGA
- a CDS encoding NUDIX hydrolase codes for MPYDPSAFPAFAVTVDLVVLTVRRHSLCALAVRRGEPPFKGRWALPGGFVRPDEDLAVAAARELAEETGLLAHDPTLPVPPNAAHLEQLATYGDPKRDPRMRVVSVAHLALAPDLPAPRAGGDAHTVRWAPVESLLDQEGAFARDSDLAAPLAFDHARILADGVERARSKIEYSSLATAFCPQEFTVGELRRVYEAVWGVALDPRNFHRKVTGTPGFLVPTGGTTTRQGGRPAQLFRAGGATLLNPPMLRPEV; via the coding sequence ATGCCCTACGACCCGTCGGCCTTTCCGGCATTCGCCGTCACCGTTGATCTGGTCGTGCTCACCGTGCGGCGGCATTCGCTGTGTGCGTTGGCCGTTCGTCGCGGGGAGCCGCCTTTCAAGGGTCGGTGGGCGCTGCCCGGCGGTTTCGTGCGGCCCGATGAGGATCTCGCCGTCGCCGCTGCCAGGGAGTTGGCCGAGGAAACCGGGCTGCTCGCCCATGACCCCACGCTTCCGGTCCCGCCGAACGCGGCCCATCTTGAGCAGCTCGCCACGTACGGCGATCCGAAGCGGGACCCCCGGATGCGCGTGGTCAGCGTGGCGCATCTCGCGCTGGCGCCCGATCTGCCCGCGCCCCGGGCCGGGGGCGACGCGCACACGGTGCGCTGGGCGCCGGTCGAGTCGCTGCTCGACCAGGAGGGGGCCTTCGCGCGCGACAGTGATCTGGCCGCCCCGCTCGCCTTCGACCATGCCCGCATCCTCGCGGATGGGGTCGAGCGCGCCCGCTCCAAGATCGAGTACTCCTCGCTGGCCACCGCCTTCTGTCCGCAGGAGTTCACGGTCGGCGAGCTGCGCCGGGTGTACGAGGCGGTGTGGGGCGTGGCCCTGGACCCACGGAACTTCCACCGCAAGGTCACCGGCACCCCGGGCTTCCTGGTGCCCACCGGCGGTACGACGACCCGTCAGGGCGGCCGTCCGGCCCAGCTGTTCCGGGCCGGAGGGGCGACGCTGCTCAATCCGCCCATGCTTCGCCCCGAGGTGTGA
- a CDS encoding histidine phosphatase family protein has product MARPRRIVLLRHGESEGNVDDSVYERVPDHALRLTETGRRQAEEAGERLRDTFGDERVSIYVSPYRRTHQTLKLLDLDPSRTRVREEPRLREQDWGNWQDREDVRKQKAYRNAYGHFFYRFAQGESGADVYDRVDAFLESLWRSFQDPAHPPNVLLVTHGMTMRLFCMRWLHWSVAEFESLSNPGNGEMRTLLLGSDGRYHLDRPFERWCAPKPYGHTG; this is encoded by the coding sequence ATGGCACGACCCCGGCGCATCGTCCTCCTACGGCACGGAGAATCGGAGGGGAACGTCGACGACTCGGTGTACGAAAGGGTGCCCGACCATGCTCTGAGACTGACCGAGACCGGGCGCAGGCAGGCGGAGGAGGCGGGTGAGCGACTGCGCGACACCTTCGGCGACGAGCGCGTGTCGATCTATGTGTCGCCGTACCGTCGCACCCATCAGACCCTGAAGCTGCTCGATCTCGACCCCTCCCGCACCCGGGTCAGGGAGGAGCCGCGGCTGCGGGAGCAGGACTGGGGGAACTGGCAGGACCGCGAGGACGTGCGGAAGCAGAAGGCGTACCGCAATGCCTACGGGCACTTCTTCTACCGGTTCGCTCAGGGTGAGTCGGGCGCCGACGTCTACGACCGGGTGGACGCCTTCCTGGAGAGCCTGTGGCGCAGTTTCCAGGACCCGGCACACCCGCCGAACGTCCTGCTGGTGACCCATGGGATGACCATGCGGCTGTTCTGCATGCGGTGGCTGCACTGGAGCGTCGCCGAATTCGAGTCGCTGTCGAACCCCGGCAACGGCGAGATGCGGACCCTGCTGCTCGGCTCCGACGGCCGCTACCACCTCGACCGGCCCTTTGAGCGCTGGTGCGCCCCCAAGCCCTACGGCCACACCGGTTAG
- a CDS encoding ADP-ribosylglycohydrolase family protein, which produces MTADRFHRALRSLRGLAVGDALGSQFFVPANYPYLKRRALPPTPWQWTDDTEMACSILAALVTHGRIDQDDLARSFADHHDFDRGYGPAVNRMLRLIREGGDWRDLAAGLFQGQGSWGNGAAMRIAPLGAWYAGDVEQATHQAEISACTTHQHREAVAGAMAVAAAAALVADPAGHGGPGELLDRVVEVVPRSAVQAGLRRARDMLDYADAGTVAAVLGCGRRTSAHDTVPFALWAAARHLGSFEEAFWRTASAGGDVDTTCAIVGGVVASEAAGAPPADWLDRTEALPEWAPGTGDGRPGRAGAD; this is translated from the coding sequence ATGACCGCTGACCGTTTCCACCGGGCTCTGCGGAGCCTGCGCGGGCTGGCCGTGGGCGACGCCCTCGGCTCCCAGTTCTTCGTCCCCGCCAACTATCCCTACCTCAAGCGCCGCGCGCTGCCGCCCACCCCCTGGCAGTGGACTGACGACACCGAGATGGCCTGCTCGATCCTGGCCGCCCTGGTGACCCACGGCCGGATCGACCAGGACGATCTCGCCCGGTCCTTCGCCGACCACCACGATTTCGACCGGGGCTACGGCCCCGCCGTGAACCGGATGCTCCGCCTGATCAGGGAGGGCGGCGACTGGCGCGACCTGGCCGCCGGGCTGTTCCAGGGGCAGGGCTCGTGGGGCAACGGCGCCGCCATGCGGATCGCCCCGCTGGGCGCCTGGTACGCGGGCGATGTGGAGCAGGCCACGCATCAGGCGGAGATCTCGGCGTGCACCACGCATCAGCATCGCGAGGCGGTGGCGGGCGCCATGGCGGTGGCCGCGGCCGCGGCACTGGTGGCCGATCCGGCGGGCCATGGCGGGCCCGGGGAACTGCTGGACCGGGTGGTCGAGGTGGTGCCGCGCAGCGCCGTCCAGGCGGGGCTGCGCCGCGCCCGCGACATGCTCGACTACGCGGACGCCGGGACCGTCGCCGCGGTGCTCGGCTGTGGCCGCCGCACCAGCGCCCATGACACCGTGCCGTTCGCCCTGTGGGCGGCCGCTCGCCACCTGGGCTCCTTCGAGGAGGCGTTCTGGAGGACGGCCTCGGCCGGCGGAGACGTGGACACCACCTGCGCCATCGTCGGGGGAGTGGTCGCGTCCGAGGCCGCCGGTGCGCCGCCGGCCGACTGGCTGGACCGCACCGAGGCGCTGCCGGAGTGGGCCCCGGGCACCGGCGATGGGCGGCCGGGGCGCGCGGGCGCCGACTGA
- a CDS encoding DUF4192 domain-containing protein: MTRHNEAAGLPGEEQVTLRSPAELADALPYVLGFQPDDSIVMIALHGTRGRFGGRLRLGIPRVPEEWPEVCDQLAECLISGSERRGVRPDGVVLFLCQEPAEGESAQEAMERLRPLAQRLRIACGGLEVPVFEALCISGGRFWSYVCPDRRCCPPEGVPLALPGTSVMAAAATYAGVQVRGSLSEMEVRLAPLGAPRADIQERALDAAGADLVPRILDGAGSATVRAQTLGLVGRMLDTFQAAPPVADVCAADLRDDGLLDDQEAAVMIIGLQDRRTRDRVAGWMEEADADAALRLWRALARRCVGSYGEHAAAPLTLAGWVAWSAGDELMARVALGRALRVDPDYLFARLLHQACNEGVHPKLLRQCLRREDSERYDPADRADRAVHAAVHAELERLGGLAAAEAQGAAGTPAEAVVETAGPAESAEPAESVARAEAEESEEAEGLEDSGEVEGQMERQSARERRSGTAAPGGRSGPAGTSAPGGRRRPEGRPRTRRRTGGRGTRSRR; this comes from the coding sequence ATGACTCGACACAACGAAGCGGCCGGTCTGCCCGGCGAAGAGCAGGTCACTCTCCGCAGTCCGGCGGAGCTCGCCGATGCCCTGCCCTATGTCCTGGGCTTCCAGCCGGACGACAGCATCGTGATGATCGCGCTGCACGGCACCCGCGGCCGGTTCGGCGGCAGGCTCAGGCTCGGCATTCCCCGAGTTCCGGAGGAGTGGCCGGAGGTCTGCGATCAGCTCGCCGAATGCTTGATCAGCGGCAGTGAGCGGCGTGGTGTGCGGCCGGACGGGGTCGTTCTGTTCCTGTGCCAGGAGCCGGCCGAGGGTGAGTCCGCGCAGGAGGCGATGGAGCGGCTGCGGCCCCTCGCCCAGCGGCTGCGCATCGCGTGCGGCGGGTTGGAGGTGCCGGTGTTCGAGGCGCTGTGCATCTCCGGCGGCCGGTTCTGGTCGTATGTCTGCCCCGACCGGCGCTGCTGTCCGCCGGAAGGCGTTCCGCTCGCTCTGCCCGGCACCTCGGTCATGGCCGCGGCGGCGACGTACGCGGGGGTCCAGGTGCGCGGCTCGCTGAGCGAGATGGAGGTCAGGCTCGCCCCGCTCGGGGCGCCTCGGGCCGATATTCAGGAGCGGGCGCTGGACGCGGCCGGAGCCGATCTTGTGCCGAGGATTCTGGATGGCGCCGGCTCCGCGACCGTGCGTGCGCAGACCCTCGGTCTGGTGGGCCGGATGCTGGACACGTTCCAGGCCGCGCCGCCGGTGGCCGACGTCTGCGCGGCCGATCTCCGCGATGACGGTCTGCTCGACGACCAGGAGGCGGCGGTGATGATCATCGGGTTGCAGGACCGGCGGACCCGGGATCGGGTGGCCGGATGGATGGAGGAAGCGGACGCCGACGCGGCGCTGCGGCTGTGGCGCGCGCTGGCCCGTCGCTGTGTCGGCTCCTATGGGGAGCATGCGGCGGCGCCGCTCACCCTGGCGGGGTGGGTCGCCTGGTCGGCGGGGGATGAGCTCATGGCACGGGTGGCGCTCGGCCGTGCCCTGCGGGTCGATCCGGACTACCTCTTCGCGAGGTTGTTGCACCAGGCGTGCAATGAGGGAGTCCATCCGAAGCTGCTGCGCCAATGCCTGCGCCGGGAGGACTCCGAGCGCTACGACCCGGCCGACCGCGCCGACCGTGCTGTACACGCCGCGGTGCACGCGGAGCTGGAGCGGCTCGGCGGCTTGGCTGCCGCCGAAGCGCAGGGGGCGGCCGGAACCCCGGCCGAAGCGGTCGTGGAAACGGCCGGACCGGCCGAGTCGGCTGAGCCTGCCGAGTCGGTCGCCCGCGCGGAAGCGGAGGAGTCGGAGGAAGCGGAGGGGTTGGAGGACTCGGGGGAGGTGGAAGGCCAGATGGAGCGGCAGTCGGCGCGGGAGCGGCGGAGCGGGACGGCGGCCCCGGGCGGCAGGAGCGGCCCGGCAGGGACGAGCGCCCCCGGTGGCAGGCGCCGCCCGGAAGGGCGGCCGCGCACCCGACGCCGCACCGGCGGCCGGGGCACGCGCAGCCGCCGCTGA